In Halorhabdus tiamatea SARL4B, a genomic segment contains:
- the pstC gene encoding phosphate ABC transporter permease subunit PstC, translating to MSTDVTTGSATADTATAITSAPDEAGRERLYRYLLFGCASVSILVTVGIVVVLTEGALSFFASYDPVAFFLGTEWVISQGQLGVLPLLSGTILVTVLSAMVAIPIGLAAATYLSEYASPRMRSILKPALEILAGIPTVVYGYFALVYITPFLITLGLPLGTFNVLSASIMVGIMIVPMVSSLSEDAMSAVPDSLREAGYGLGATKYEVSTGIVIPAAISGIFSSFILALSRAIGETMIVAVAMGQSPQLVEFFDPLANLFESNQPMTSAMIQLVNAENAAGPVYRSMFAIGLTLFVVTFAMNLVSDRIAARYREEYE from the coding sequence ATGAGCACGGACGTCACAACAGGGAGTGCGACTGCGGACACTGCCACGGCGATCACGTCCGCTCCCGATGAGGCAGGTCGCGAGCGGCTTTACCGGTATCTCCTCTTTGGTTGTGCGTCGGTCTCGATTCTCGTCACGGTCGGCATCGTCGTCGTGCTGACGGAAGGTGCCCTCTCGTTTTTCGCCAGCTACGACCCCGTCGCGTTCTTTCTCGGGACGGAATGGGTCATCAGTCAGGGACAGCTCGGGGTGCTCCCCCTGCTCAGTGGGACGATCCTGGTCACCGTCCTCTCGGCGATGGTCGCGATCCCGATCGGTCTGGCCGCGGCGACGTATCTCAGCGAGTACGCGAGCCCGCGGATGCGCTCCATTCTCAAGCCTGCTCTGGAGATCCTGGCCGGCATCCCGACGGTCGTCTACGGGTATTTTGCGCTGGTATACATCACGCCGTTCCTGATCACGCTCGGCCTCCCGCTTGGAACGTTCAACGTCCTCAGCGCGTCGATCATGGTCGGGATCATGATCGTCCCGATGGTCTCGAGTCTGAGCGAGGACGCGATGAGTGCTGTCCCGGACTCGCTGCGAGAGGCCGGCTATGGACTGGGAGCCACCAAGTACGAAGTCTCGACGGGGATCGTTATCCCGGCAGCGATCTCCGGTATCTTCTCGTCGTTCATTCTCGCGCTCTCGCGGGCCATCGGCGAGACGATGATCGTCGCGGTCGCGATGGGTCAGAGCCCCCAACTCGTCGAATTCTTCGATCCGCTTGCGAACCTTTTCGAGTCGAACCAGCCGATGACTTCCGCGATGATTCAGTTGGTCAATGCCGAGAACGCCGCCGGGCCGGTCTACCGAAGTATGTTCGCCATCGGCCTGACGCTGTTCGTCGTCACGTTTGCGATGAACCTCGTGAGCGATCGCATCGCCGCACGCTACAGGGAGGAATACGAATGA
- a CDS encoding dockerin type I domain-containing protein has protein sequence MPTRRGVLTGLAGAGAIGICGTTISTARAAESAGLHQQAKLAAHDVDPADRFGDSVAVSDNGTTVLVGVSEDEDPNGERAGSAYVFERSNETWRPQAKLTAEDGDTRDYFGDAVAVSSDGTTALVGAATDEDPNGERAGSAYVFERSNGEWHQRAKFIPDDGDGDDYFGVSVAVSGDGTTALVGAQSDEDPNGDYAGSAYVFRRANDEWSQQTKLTAEDGEPFAFFGISVAISSDGTTVLVGGPNGRNSNDDNGGATYVFDRSDEKWNQRAKLTAGDGNLGDSFGDAVAVSGDGTTAIVGGRGDENPSGTESGSVYAFERSSDEWSQRTKFTAEDGDSPDFFGNAVAVSSDGTTALVGAIGDDDPNGENAGSVYAFRRSNDEWSQQTKLTAEDGDANDSFGDAVAVSSDGTTALVGAIGDENPNGEEAGSAYVFESGLSSPGTPAVTGETPATDPNDDGRYEDVNGDGAFDIADVSALFRNYRSEAVQNRPERFDFNGDETSDIVDVIALLARLL, from the coding sequence ATGCCAACACGACGGGGCGTGCTCACGGGCCTGGCGGGGGCCGGGGCGATCGGGATCTGTGGGACGACGATATCGACGGCACGGGCAGCCGAGTCGGCAGGACTCCATCAACAAGCCAAGCTCGCCGCTCACGACGTCGATCCGGCCGACAGGTTCGGCGATTCAGTCGCCGTGTCGGACAATGGAACCACCGTACTCGTCGGTGTCTCGGAGGACGAGGATCCGAACGGGGAACGAGCGGGGTCGGCATACGTCTTCGAACGATCGAACGAGACGTGGAGGCCCCAGGCGAAACTCACCGCCGAGGACGGTGACACACGCGATTACTTCGGCGATGCAGTTGCCGTATCGAGCGATGGCACGACGGCCCTGGTCGGTGCGGCGACTGACGAGGACCCGAACGGGGAGCGAGCGGGGTCGGCATACGTCTTCGAGCGATCGAATGGCGAATGGCATCAACGGGCAAAATTCATCCCGGACGATGGAGATGGAGACGATTACTTCGGCGTCTCGGTGGCGGTTTCGGGTGACGGGACGACCGCTCTCGTCGGTGCCCAAAGTGACGAAGATCCAAATGGCGACTATGCAGGCTCAGCGTACGTTTTTCGACGGGCAAACGACGAGTGGAGCCAGCAGACGAAACTGACCGCCGAGGACGGTGAACCGTTTGCCTTCTTCGGTATCTCGGTCGCGATATCGAGCGACGGCACGACAGTACTCGTTGGTGGGCCGAATGGCAGAAATTCGAACGATGATAACGGAGGCGCAACGTACGTATTCGATCGGTCAGATGAGAAGTGGAATCAGCGAGCGAAGCTCACCGCTGGGGACGGCAATTTGGGCGACAGCTTTGGCGATGCAGTGGCGGTTTCGGGCGATGGCACGACCGCCATCGTTGGTGGGCGAGGAGACGAGAACCCGAGCGGCACGGAGTCCGGTTCGGTCTACGCCTTCGAGCGATCGAGCGACGAGTGGAGCCAGCGGACGAAATTCACTGCCGAGGACGGTGATTCACCCGATTTCTTCGGTAATGCAGTCGCCGTGTCGAGCGACGGGACGACCGCCCTCGTCGGTGCTATCGGAGACGATGATCCGAATGGCGAAAACGCAGGCTCGGTGTACGCCTTCAGGCGATCGAACGACGAGTGGAGCCAACAGACGAAACTCACTGCCGAGGACGGCGATGCAAACGATTCCTTCGGCGATGCAGTCGCCGTGTCGAGCGACGGGACGACCGCCCTCGTCGGTGCCATCGGAGACGAGAATCCAAACGGCGAGGAGGCCGGCTCAGCCTACGTCTTCGAGTCGGGACTATCCTCGCCGGGGACACCAGCCGTGACTGGAGAAACGCCGGCAACTGATCCCAACGACGACGGGCGATACGAGGACGTCAACGGTGACGGGGCGTTCGACATCGCCGACGTGAGCGCGCTGTTCCGGAACTACCGGAGCGAAGCGGTCCAGAACCGCCCGGAACGGTTCGACTTCAACGGCGACGAAACCAGCGACATCGTCGACGTCATCGCACTGTTGGCCAGGTTACTGTAG
- a CDS encoding NifU family protein produces the protein MSTESQEGSSDLEQRVVNFLRRNFPQIQMHGGSAAVQDLDAEAGEVTIMLGGACSGCGISPMTVQAIKSRMTKEIPEIDTVHANTGMGGGGMGGMEEPSSPGDSRGGSLDGDDEGPSAPF, from the coding sequence ATGAGTACAGAGTCACAGGAAGGGTCGTCCGATCTCGAACAGCGCGTCGTCAACTTCCTGCGGCGCAACTTCCCCCAGATCCAGATGCACGGTGGGAGTGCAGCCGTCCAGGATCTCGACGCGGAGGCCGGCGAGGTGACGATCATGCTCGGCGGGGCCTGCAGCGGGTGTGGCATCTCGCCGATGACGGTCCAGGCGATCAAGTCCCGCATGACCAAGGAGATCCCGGAGATCGACACCGTCCACGCCAACACCGGCATGGGCGGTGGCGGCATGGGCGGGATGGAAGAACCGTCCAGCCCCGGCGACTCCCGCGGCGGGAGTCTGGACGGCGACGACGAAGGCCCGAGCGCGCCGTTCTAA
- a CDS encoding ketopantoate reductase family protein — protein MDVVVFGAGSLGSLLGGLLAREHAVTLVGREEHVRAVREDGLRITGEIDDVVRPQASTTVPDATDLAIVTVKAYDTPAAVEALSGCDCDGVLSLQNGMGNEERLAALDTDILAGTATYGAIQAEPGGVRCTGRGEVVLGPPDDGQSALADRIGDAFREAGIETTVAADMPRRLWEKLAVNAGINATTALARVPNGALADPPLAEVARRAARETARVARERGVDLSEDDAIAALESVVEATADNESSMYRDVQAGRRTEVDAINGYVADSDVDTPVNDMLAALLGGWERERNLRD, from the coding sequence ATGGACGTCGTCGTCTTCGGCGCGGGCAGCCTCGGGAGTCTCCTGGGTGGGCTGCTCGCTCGCGAACACGCTGTCACGTTGGTCGGCCGCGAGGAGCACGTCCGGGCAGTGCGCGAAGACGGCCTGCGGATTACTGGCGAGATCGATGACGTGGTCCGTCCCCAGGCCTCGACGACGGTCCCCGATGCCACCGACCTGGCGATCGTGACTGTCAAGGCATACGACACGCCCGCGGCTGTCGAGGCACTTTCCGGCTGTGATTGCGATGGCGTCCTCTCGCTGCAAAACGGGATGGGCAATGAGGAACGGCTGGCGGCGCTCGATACTGACATCCTCGCCGGCACGGCGACCTACGGCGCGATCCAGGCCGAACCGGGGGGTGTCCGATGTACCGGCCGCGGCGAGGTCGTTCTGGGTCCGCCAGACGATGGGCAGAGCGCGCTGGCAGATCGGATCGGCGACGCCTTTCGGGAAGCCGGGATCGAGACGACTGTCGCTGCCGACATGCCGCGACGGCTCTGGGAGAAACTCGCCGTCAACGCCGGGATCAACGCGACGACGGCGCTGGCTCGCGTGCCCAACGGTGCGCTGGCGGACCCCCCACTCGCGGAGGTGGCGCGGCGGGCCGCCCGCGAGACCGCCCGCGTCGCGAGAGAGCGCGGCGTCGATCTCAGTGAGGACGACGCGATCGCAGCACTCGAATCCGTCGTCGAGGCGACTGCAGACAACGAGTCGTCGATGTACCGGGACGTCCAGGCCGGACGCCGGACGGAGGTCGACGCGATCAACGGGTATGTGGCCGACAGCGACGTCGACACGCCGGTCAACGACATGCTGGCGGCGCTCCTGGGTGGCTGGGAACGGGAGAGAAATCTGCGGGATTAG
- the pstA gene encoding phosphate ABC transporter permease PstA produces MGTTDAGWYGEDSAVSQTRGRLFEALCLVATSIGLLSVFVLLLYVANDAFKPLSADPGWHLVFLGTVGLPAVVLGAYYYFRADGPAGEVAYTTTGLPIVGLLLAGGLGVVFAELLAIREFFALAIGVAVLVGGLVTHARLRSTAALERLLLAPLLAVVALFGTPPTQIARLLGLSRRVVSLPELILKSPLLPLPSLQLLSTLTLPVAALAGWFVGRRRESRRDGLVAAGLVLAGGLGTLVLEPLTGIAATTWAIVYTTTAVPIAVYVEGIYRRRDGIAGLAFPIVLVVGGLLGVVLTDALGFAGPETWLDWAYLTSVPDTDPAAAGIYPALVGSVMLLIVVVVATFPIGVGAAIYLEEYAPSSGLMGKIVTVIEINISNLAGVPSVVYGLLGLAVFVRYMHFPNGSIVVGGLTVGLLILPIVIISAQEAIEAVPDSQRQAAYGMGSTRWQTVRNVVLPEAIPGILTGTILALGRAIGETAPLLLVGIAASVRLAPNSLFDLGSAMPRQIYTWAFEPAAEFRYGVVAAGVVTLLVVLLVLNGTAIILRNKFERA; encoded by the coding sequence ATGGGGACGACCGACGCCGGCTGGTACGGTGAAGACAGTGCGGTGAGCCAGACTCGCGGCCGGCTTTTCGAGGCGCTGTGTCTGGTGGCCACCTCGATCGGGCTCCTGTCGGTGTTCGTCCTCCTGTTGTACGTCGCAAACGACGCGTTCAAGCCGCTTTCGGCCGATCCGGGCTGGCATCTCGTCTTCCTCGGGACGGTCGGCCTCCCGGCCGTCGTCCTCGGGGCGTACTATTATTTCCGGGCCGACGGCCCGGCGGGCGAGGTCGCCTACACGACGACCGGACTCCCGATCGTCGGACTGCTGCTCGCCGGCGGGCTGGGCGTCGTTTTCGCCGAGTTGCTGGCGATCAGGGAATTCTTCGCGCTCGCGATCGGCGTCGCCGTGCTGGTTGGCGGGCTGGTCACTCACGCCAGGCTGCGGTCCACCGCCGCACTCGAGCGCCTCCTGCTCGCGCCGCTGCTCGCGGTCGTCGCCCTGTTCGGGACGCCACCGACGCAGATCGCACGGCTTCTTGGCCTCTCCCGGCGAGTAGTCAGTCTTCCCGAGTTGATCCTGAAGTCGCCACTCCTCCCGCTGCCGTCGCTGCAGTTGCTTTCGACGCTGACGTTGCCTGTCGCGGCCCTGGCGGGTTGGTTCGTCGGTCGCCGCCGCGAGAGCCGGCGAGACGGCCTGGTCGCTGCGGGATTGGTTCTCGCGGGTGGGCTTGGGACGCTCGTGCTCGAACCCCTTACCGGGATCGCCGCGACGACCTGGGCCATCGTCTATACGACGACGGCGGTCCCGATCGCGGTCTACGTCGAGGGGATCTACCGCCGACGGGACGGGATCGCCGGCCTTGCGTTCCCGATCGTCCTGGTCGTCGGCGGACTCCTCGGCGTCGTCCTGACCGACGCGCTGGGATTTGCCGGACCGGAGACCTGGCTCGACTGGGCGTACCTCACCAGCGTACCGGACACAGATCCCGCCGCGGCCGGGATCTACCCGGCGTTGGTCGGGTCGGTCATGCTGCTGATCGTCGTCGTGGTCGCGACGTTCCCGATCGGTGTCGGCGCAGCGATCTACTTAGAGGAGTACGCCCCCTCGAGCGGACTGATGGGGAAGATCGTCACGGTGATCGAGATCAACATCTCGAACCTTGCGGGCGTCCCCTCGGTCGTCTATGGTCTGCTCGGGTTGGCCGTGTTCGTCCGGTACATGCATTTCCCCAACGGGTCGATCGTGGTCGGCGGGCTGACGGTCGGGCTGTTGATCCTCCCGATCGTGATCATCTCCGCCCAGGAGGCTATCGAGGCCGTCCCGGACTCTCAGCGCCAGGCCGCCTACGGGATGGGATCGACCCGCTGGCAGACGGTCCGCAATGTCGTCTTGCCCGAAGCGATCCCCGGCATCCTCACGGGGACGATCCTGGCCCTCGGCCGGGCGATCGGCGAGACCGCCCCACTGTTGCTGGTGGGGATCGCCGCCTCCGTCCGGCTGGCCCCGAACAGCCTCTTCGATCTGGGAAGCGCCATGCCCCGACAGATTTACACCTGGGCGTTCGAGCCGGCCGCCGAGTTCCGCTACGGCGTGGTGGCCGCCGGCGTCGTGACGCTGCTGGTGGTATTGCTGGTACTGAACGGAACCGCAATCATCCTCCGAAACAAGTTCGAGCGAGCCTAA
- the pstB gene encoding phosphate ABC transporter ATP-binding protein PstB, which translates to MTQDNATDPDDRTDQSTIVGSGDGTDDSTGRDTADPTSDSHLSRSITREGTTTRDGAAETVLESRNLDVYYNDVQALQDISLEIPKNRVTALIGPSGCGKSTFLRSINRMNDLIDAARIEGELRFRGKNVYDDDVDPVALRRKIGMVFQHPNPFPKSIYDNVAYGLRIQDETENLDEKVETALKRAALFEEVEDQLDESALDLSGGQQQRLCIARAIAVDPEVILMDEPASALDPIATSKIEDLIEELAEEYTVVIVTHNMQQAARISDKTAVFLTGGELVEYDDTEKIFENPDSQRVEDYITGKFG; encoded by the coding sequence ATGACACAGGACAACGCAACCGATCCGGACGATCGTACCGATCAATCGACGATCGTGGGTTCCGGCGACGGAACCGACGATTCCACCGGGCGTGATACAGCCGACCCGACCAGCGACAGTCACCTCTCTCGCTCGATCACGCGCGAGGGCACGACGACACGCGACGGCGCGGCCGAGACCGTTCTCGAATCGCGAAACCTCGACGTCTACTACAACGACGTCCAGGCTCTCCAGGACATCTCCCTGGAGATCCCGAAGAACCGTGTGACGGCATTGATCGGTCCGTCCGGGTGTGGCAAGTCGACGTTCCTCCGGTCGATCAACCGCATGAACGACCTCATCGACGCTGCCCGCATCGAGGGTGAACTGAGATTCCGCGGCAAGAACGTCTACGACGACGACGTCGATCCGGTCGCGCTGCGCCGGAAAATCGGGATGGTGTTCCAGCATCCCAACCCCTTCCCGAAGAGCATCTACGACAACGTCGCCTACGGCCTGCGCATCCAGGACGAGACCGAGAACCTGGACGAGAAGGTCGAGACCGCGCTGAAACGGGCGGCGCTGTTCGAGGAGGTCGAGGACCAACTCGACGAATCGGCCCTGGACCTCTCGGGCGGCCAGCAACAGCGACTCTGTATCGCTCGCGCCATCGCCGTCGACCCGGAGGTCATCCTGATGGACGAACCCGCGAGTGCGCTCGACCCGATCGCGACCTCGAAGATCGAAGATCTCATCGAGGAGTTGGCCGAGGAGTACACGGTCGTCATCGTCACCCACAATATGCAACAGGCGGCCCGGATCTCGGATAAGACGGCGGTATTCCTCACCGGCGGCGAACTCGTCGAGTACGACGACACTGAGAAGATCTTCGAGAATCCCGACAGCCAGCGCGTCGAGGACTACATCACCGGGAAGTTCGGATGA
- the larC gene encoding nickel pincer cofactor biosynthesis protein LarC, protein MHTLAFDGRMGASGDMILGALLDAGADPDVLTPVEDALGVEYVVERTTTESIDAASVDVRYSADADVQSHGHEHEGEHGHDHGQSDHATQAHEPTAEGHGPTRSYEEVRNVVEGMGLPDAVENRALAIFERLGEAESAVHGTDLDATHFHEVGADDAIADVVGASLLLADLDPEKVVTTPLSAGDGEVRMAHGTTTVPAPAVVEIAADAEYSINGGPLERELLTPTGAAILAEVAEGVETLPAMDVTTVGYGAGDHDTGERANALRVLVGETTGELRREEIAVLETNVDDASPEMLGALQETLTAVGARDVSILPATMKKSRPGHLIKVVVKPADADRVARRLAEETGTLGIREHGAGHRWVAERETRTVDLVIDGETYAVDVKIASDREGVWLDASAEYEDALAVARETDRPVREIMARAERALDS, encoded by the coding sequence ATGCACACGCTCGCGTTCGACGGCCGAATGGGTGCCAGCGGCGACATGATTCTGGGGGCGCTGCTCGACGCCGGCGCGGACCCGGACGTCCTCACACCCGTCGAGGACGCCCTCGGGGTCGAGTACGTCGTCGAACGGACCACGACGGAAAGTATCGACGCGGCGAGTGTCGACGTGCGCTATTCGGCTGATGCTGACGTTCAGAGCCACGGTCACGAGCATGAGGGCGAACACGGCCATGACCACGGCCAGAGCGATCACGCCACCCAGGCACACGAACCCACCGCCGAGGGACACGGCCCGACGCGGAGCTACGAGGAGGTCCGCAACGTCGTCGAAGGGATGGGACTGCCGGACGCCGTCGAGAACCGTGCACTGGCGATCTTCGAGCGCCTGGGCGAAGCCGAGTCGGCCGTCCACGGCACCGATCTCGACGCGACGCACTTCCACGAGGTCGGGGCGGACGACGCCATCGCCGACGTCGTCGGCGCGAGTCTGTTGCTCGCGGACCTCGATCCCGAGAAGGTCGTCACAACGCCACTTTCGGCCGGTGACGGCGAAGTTCGGATGGCTCACGGAACGACGACCGTTCCCGCACCGGCCGTCGTCGAGATCGCCGCCGACGCGGAGTACTCGATCAACGGTGGCCCCCTCGAGCGCGAACTCCTGACGCCGACTGGCGCGGCGATCCTCGCGGAAGTCGCCGAGGGCGTCGAGACGCTCCCCGCCATGGACGTGACGACGGTTGGCTACGGCGCGGGCGACCACGACACGGGCGAGCGGGCAAATGCACTTCGAGTGCTCGTCGGCGAGACGACCGGTGAGCTTCGGCGAGAGGAAATCGCCGTGCTGGAGACGAACGTCGACGACGCCAGCCCGGAGATGCTCGGCGCGCTCCAGGAGACGCTAACTGCGGTCGGGGCCCGCGACGTCTCGATTCTCCCGGCGACGATGAAGAAGTCCCGACCCGGCCATCTGATCAAGGTGGTCGTCAAACCGGCGGACGCCGACCGCGTGGCCCGACGGCTCGCAGAGGAGACCGGCACGCTCGGGATTCGTGAGCACGGGGCCGGTCACCGCTGGGTCGCCGAGCGAGAGACGCGGACGGTCGATCTGGTGATCGACGGCGAAACCTACGCGGTCGACGTGAAGATCGCCAGCGACCGTGAGGGGGTGTGGCTCGATGCGAGCGCGGAGTACGAGGACGCACTGGCAGTCGCCCGTGAGACGGATCGGCCAGTCAGGGAGATCATGGCCCGGGCCGAGCGGGCGCTCGACAGCTAG
- the radB gene encoding DNA repair and recombination protein RadB, with the protein MSEPISTGCDAVDDLLGGGLERGAVTQIYGQPAAGKTNLALGAAVEVAAGGDSALYLDTEGVSIDRMEQLADARGDVDKLASRIILTEAHTFAEQQEAVRDAEEFGSQVDLIVLDSATGFYRLERTEQEDGEALRAVARQITHLLSLARKHDLAVAFTNQVFSDPDGDRARPLGGHTLNHWSSIVLRLDRFRGGKRRATLEKHHAKATGDTARFQITDAGMSAVEDI; encoded by the coding sequence GTGAGCGAGCCAATTTCGACCGGCTGTGACGCCGTCGACGACCTGCTCGGCGGGGGCCTCGAACGCGGTGCCGTCACGCAGATCTACGGCCAGCCGGCGGCGGGGAAGACCAACCTCGCGCTGGGGGCGGCCGTCGAAGTCGCTGCAGGGGGTGACTCGGCGCTCTATCTCGACACAGAGGGCGTCTCGATCGACCGCATGGAGCAACTCGCCGACGCCCGAGGGGACGTCGACAAACTGGCCTCGCGGATCATCCTCACCGAAGCCCACACGTTCGCGGAACAACAGGAAGCGGTCAGGGACGCCGAGGAGTTCGGCAGTCAGGTCGACCTGATCGTCCTCGATAGCGCGACGGGGTTCTATCGGCTGGAACGCACCGAACAGGAAGACGGCGAGGCGTTACGGGCTGTTGCCCGCCAGATCACCCACCTCCTGAGCCTGGCTCGGAAGCACGACCTCGCCGTCGCGTTCACCAATCAGGTGTTCAGCGATCCCGACGGCGATCGCGCACGCCCGCTCGGCGGCCACACGCTCAACCACTGGTCGTCGATCGTCCTCCGGCTGGACCGGTTTCGTGGGGGCAAGCGACGGGCCACGCTGGAGAAACACCACGCGAAAGCCACCGGCGATACCGCCCGCTTCCAGATCACGGACGCGGGGATGAGCGCCGTCGAAGACATTTAG
- the phoU gene encoding phosphate signaling complex protein PhoU: protein MPREGYQEKLDELQEDVLYMSEVVFDRLRTGLDALEKKDDELAREVIEGDDEINQLYLDLERECVNLLALQQPVAGDLRFIAASFKIITDLERVADLAVNLGEYAIEAEQELALDVDVQAIGEAVVEMNEQAMTAYTERDGDLCYAIGDRDDEVDAMCQDASDTVMRGLIEREIDEETSEEEIESLMRDVSRLLLTIRDLERVGDHAVNIAARTLYMVDNDDALIY from the coding sequence ATGCCACGTGAAGGATATCAGGAGAAACTCGACGAACTCCAGGAGGACGTCCTCTACATGAGTGAGGTGGTCTTCGACCGCCTCCGGACTGGACTGGACGCCTTAGAGAAGAAAGACGACGAACTCGCCCGTGAGGTCATCGAGGGTGACGACGAAATCAACCAGCTCTATCTCGATCTCGAACGCGAATGCGTCAATCTGTTGGCGCTCCAGCAGCCGGTCGCCGGCGACCTCCGGTTTATCGCCGCGAGCTTCAAGATCATCACTGACCTCGAACGGGTGGCCGATCTCGCGGTCAACCTCGGCGAGTACGCTATCGAGGCCGAACAGGAACTCGCTCTCGACGTCGACGTCCAGGCGATCGGGGAGGCAGTCGTCGAGATGAACGAACAGGCCATGACGGCCTATACTGAGAGGGACGGCGACCTCTGTTATGCAATCGGCGACCGTGACGACGAGGTCGACGCGATGTGTCAGGACGCCTCCGATACGGTCATGCGCGGGCTGATCGAACGCGAGATCGACGAGGAGACGTCCGAAGAAGAGATCGAGAGTCTCATGCGCGATGTCTCCCGGCTCCTGTTGACGATTCGTGACCTCGAACGCGTCGGCGACCACGCTGTCAACATCGCCGCCCGCACGCTGTACATGGTCGACAACGACGACGCCCTGATCTACTAA
- a CDS encoding phosphate ABC transporter substrate-binding protein PstS family protein, which produces MARKTVRDVSRRDFLLGAGAVGTAAVSGCVENVRSNPGGGDDGQVIVKGSSTVYLISDRIAQQFMGVDDENATADSTVATENNVNVTVDSTGTGGGFKNHFCPGASDINGASRPITDEELASCRDNDVEPVEFQVGRDALTVIVNNDADWVDCLTYEELSLIWRDEGGAKQWSDIRDEWPDEPIKLFGPASTSGTYDWFHGNVIGEEYDHTTDHEPNEKDNIIIRGVAGDQYAMGYLGFAYYTENSDRVKAVPVDGGSGGGCVPPTIENATDGSYPMTRPLFIYVNRQSLTRDPVFDFTSFYLEQAGTDLVSEVGYVPIDEETRDDNLAKLLLETP; this is translated from the coding sequence ATGGCACGCAAGACCGTACGTGACGTTTCACGGCGGGACTTTCTCCTCGGTGCCGGGGCGGTCGGAACGGCCGCAGTGAGCGGCTGCGTCGAGAACGTCCGCTCGAACCCCGGCGGCGGTGACGATGGACAGGTAATCGTCAAGGGCTCGTCTACGGTCTATCTGATCTCGGACCGGATTGCTCAGCAATTCATGGGGGTAGACGACGAGAACGCCACCGCCGACTCGACGGTCGCGACGGAAAACAACGTCAACGTCACCGTCGACTCGACGGGGACCGGCGGCGGATTCAAAAACCACTTCTGTCCCGGTGCCTCGGACATCAACGGCGCCTCACGACCGATCACTGACGAGGAGCTGGCCTCCTGTCGGGATAACGACGTCGAACCGGTCGAATTTCAGGTCGGCAGGGACGCTTTGACTGTCATAGTCAACAACGACGCCGACTGGGTGGACTGTCTAACCTACGAGGAACTCTCGCTGATCTGGCGCGACGAGGGTGGTGCCAAACAGTGGTCTGACATTCGTGACGAGTGGCCCGACGAACCGATCAAGCTGTTCGGGCCAGCCTCGACCTCCGGGACCTACGACTGGTTCCACGGGAACGTCATCGGCGAGGAGTACGATCACACGACCGACCACGAACCGAACGAAAAGGACAACATCATCATCAGGGGTGTCGCGGGCGATCAATACGCGATGGGCTATCTCGGGTTCGCCTACTACACCGAGAACAGCGATCGCGTGAAGGCGGTTCCAGTCGACGGCGGATCGGGCGGCGGCTGTGTCCCACCGACGATCGAGAACGCGACGGACGGCTCGTACCCGATGACTCGGCCGCTTTTCATCTACGTCAACCGGCAGTCGCTCACTCGCGACCCCGTCTTCGATTTCACCTCTTTTTACCTGGAGCAGGCTGGGACCGATCTCGTGAGCGAAGTCGGGTACGTGCCCATCGACGAGGAGACCAGGGACGACAACCTCGCGAAACTCCTGCTCGAAACACCATGA